Genomic segment of Tursiops truncatus isolate mTurTru1 chromosome 5, mTurTru1.mat.Y, whole genome shotgun sequence:
ttgaataGTCTTTCCTATATTTTGAATATTCACTTATAACATTGTGAATCACTTATAACATTGTTTTAAATGATTGCTAGTATTCCATCATATTGAAAACATTgggtttttttccaaaatttttgctGCTATAAACAATTCTACAGTGAACATCCTTTGACTAAGGCTTTGACCACTTCAGTGATTATTTCTTTAAGACCAGTTCTTAGGAATAGAATTTGTGGGTCCAAAGATATTCAAAACTGTAAGAATTTTAATACACATTCCCAAATAATGAAGCATGACTATACCCTAACCATCTTCCTACCACTATGGACACGTCCAACTTATAGTAGCAAGCTTATATTAATTAGTAATTATAATCAAAACTGagtttaatttacaaaattattttaagctgctCAATTTAATTCTATATCATATGCAACTAATACTTTTTTCTGTGCCTTTTGTCCCAAATAACAACACAAGAAACTATActgcttcatttattcatatttgtaaaaatatgtaatataactaatttttacatttctttttttaatattgatgtgTATACCTGTCTATCAGTCATTACTTATTCCTTACAGATATATTAGAGCCTTCACTCAAAGTACCTGCTGCTTATTTATATCTTAATAATAAAAGTCATCCTCAGAAAAAGACTAGAGAGAGTAGCAAATAAAATGAGAATCCCTTTACTACATGACCCTGGTGTAATCCATCTGCCAATTGCCCAGGTTCAGTTTCAATTGCTGGCCTGCTCTAACCTGGAGGTCAGGCTTAGTACATCTTCATATCCACCAAAGAATATATCCACTGGAGTCAAAGGCATATGTGGGCACTGTAGATGTTACTAAAGATTCAGTAGAGACGGTTCGACATTCCACACTCCCCAACATGCAATAATATAAATCAATCCTCGTTCTCTGTGGGGATTCTTCGATGTCTCTAGGCTATGCCACCACCAAGGGTCCCCACACATGCCTTCTCCTGCGCAGCCCCAGTCCCTCCGACCCTGTCTCTCCCTATGTAGAGGACCTTACATCCCCGCCAGAAACCTGGGCAGCTGCCCACAGCGTTCATTTATCTAAGGCAGGCCAGAGTGGCTAAGAGTGAACTCTAGAATGCCAAAACTTCtggtcaaatcccagctctccacTTACTGCCTATGTGGCCAAGTTACCTAATCCTCTGTGACTCCCTTTCTTCATCATATAGAATAGAGATTAATTAGAATCTACCACTAGAgctgttaggattaaatgagtaaatctacataaaacatttagaacagtgcctataCATGGTACTCATTCAATacgtgttagctattattatttcaaaCAATATCTCTGTCGAAAACTAACACTTTTTCTCCTTGTTACATTGGTGCTACATTACTTAATTCTTACAATACATTTTTTACTTAGACATTTGTGGTTTccttttgtatctttcttttccttccaatttgcctttaaagaagaaatttcaattttgttttctcccaAATCCTGTGTCCCTTCCCTTCAATCCACTTTTCCATTGCCACCCTGAAGATGAGTTGCTTTTGGTCAGTAGCCAGGGATCTGACAGAGAGTAAGGCTTTTTCTTAAATGTGTGTACTTTTTACCTTTTGGCATTATGGGTGTTACTGTACAAACTTCTTGAGAAATAATAAAGTTAAGAGTCTTTTTATAAGACTTTCAAATCTTTTAGGTCTGGAATATTAAAAGTCCCATTTTGATAACTTTTGTGACACTCTATGAgtttctatagaaataaaaataaaccttaaaaccCTAGTTCTTTCTGACAGACCCCATGGTTAGTTCTTAGAGTGCTAGAGCACACCAACACCTCACCCAGATCTTTCCAACTACAAATCCATAACATGTACGCAGTTATCAGTGACCAGTGTGGTATTTCTCACTTAGCTCTAAGAACTCTGTTAGGATGAGCGTTGTTGAACAATATCAACCAAAATTTCCTTCCAGTGTtctattttaatatcaaaatatccAGGCAACAATTATGAGACTAAGTACACATGCTTCAAGAAAtcgtgatattttaaaatatccattacATGTTTTAATATATCTTCTGAGATGTCATATAAAAGAAACACATGGATTTTATCAACATGATTGCttggaataattttaggtttGGGATAGCTTGAAATCAAAGTTATTTTTTGTTCATCCAATTTACTAACTTCTACCTTTTACATGTGCTGCTTTGGACTGGTTTCTAAATCTCTGGGTCTAATCTTTTTACAAACTGGATGAGTTCCAATTCCCGTCCTGCTCTGTGAGTCCATATATATGATCAtagatgatacattaaacaaatatctattcagtaaatattgtatgctttttaaaagtctcaATATTTATATCACTACCAGAACTTAccttttagtatattttttcctatgtctCTCACTCTTTTTTCAGGTGTTACCAGTTATTGTAGCACACCTTGGAGCCCAGGTAggattattttgtaaaatgatttttattttaaatcatcttaGTGTGAAATATTTCATCCTATCTCAATTCACCAAATAGTTGCCAAGTTTCCTATTTACTTTGCACTGTATGGACACTGATAATAACAAGAATAATTAtcgagcacttactatgtgccaggcactgttctagtactttttatttaatatgtactATCTCATCTAATTTTCAAAACAACCTTTTATAGACAATACTTTTATTTCTAATGTAAAGATGAGTAACTGGCAATACTTACAGttagttatttatttacaatcacacagttagtaaatgTCACAGATGAAGCAACCAGTCAATCCTTTAAACcacactgttaagaaaatattaaattaatggGCTGatctaataattaatgatttgggggatttttatctcaaatttatttattaactatatATCTTTTCCCTAAAAATGACAcactttcctctctctctattttcctttgtgaaaggTAATTCTTGAGATCACTGATAAAATTACCAAGACCCAAGATCAAATATGAACATCAGATGGCAGCTATTACTTCTAAAAGCAGAATCAAGTATAAAATTCATATTAACTCTTAATTCCACATATGGGAACACATTCCaaggaaataatctgaaatacaGCTAAggtttatttacaaataaattcatcaaaataattttatggtaGAGAAGAATATTAGGTGCAACCTACatttaaacaaaaggaaaattattacgTAAACTGTACAACATAAAATCAAATACTTTGTGAccattcaaaattatatttattaaaatttgttggTAATGTGGTTAAATGATTGCTGTGTAGTATTAACAGAAAAGGTAAGACACGTTGTAAAAATTACATGACTTCTAGTatgtaaaaaagaaatgtttgaaaaacatCTGCAAGAAAAAATATCACATTCTGCAtgatgggattttttttattgctttctgtATCTTCCAAGTCTCCCCTCATGTGTATCTATTACCTAATTATAGAAAACATGTAACTTCTGTAATGCAGAAGACCTCCCATCACTCAAATAATAAACGTTAGTAGTTCAATGTCATGTGCTAACTTGAGTTTTGTGATACAAATCACAAAGGCAGTTTAAATTACTgttgaaaataaacacatatctctttataatatttataactattttaagtttttaagttattataatatatataatatatatattgccTCAAATATATTAAACCTTGcctcaaatatattaaaaatctgtCTAATAActtgtgttattttctttttagggtgCTATCCTAAGCTCAGAGGaattggtaaaaagaaaaattaattactaGTATTTCAAATTCCTTTCACTGCTACCACAATGCTGTTTTCTATCGTCATATAGCCACTTTTGACCACAACCCCTAAATCTGGTGCATACTATCATAAACTGAACACTTTTATAGGTCCTCACATTAGGTTAGCTTTTGTCTAGCTGGGGATTTCATCATCCTTCTCCAGCTACTTGTCCCCATTAATTTGACTTAGCTTTTGTTTTCCACATATTGATGTCAGATTCAGTTCTATCCAGAAAGCCAATTCATAGTTTAAACTTTGTATTGATTAAAATGTAGGATTGTAAGTTACTGAAATGCATGCAGATTTAGaataatatacatattgatatttaGCGCAGGAAGGATTAATTTTTTGACTTAGATGTTtaatgtttatagaaaaatttattatttttctagcaTCTTATGGTGATGAATGAACTCTTCTCTATACATATGAATAACTAGAGGGCTGACCCTAAATAAAACTCATAGTACCATTACTAGGCATTTCTATGCATTTCTGCATAAgtcattttcagagaaaaattatttgaattaatatGGTATCTAAACATGACACTGAAGTAAAGAGTTGAGGCAATATCTGGGAAGACAGTTTTTAAACCTCTATTATTAAAAAGGTAGGGATTTGCCTAGACTGTCCATAAATAAAATCAAGTAACAGGGATGTTTTGCCAACACTGATACATGAATACCCATATCAACCAGTTATTGACCCGATTCTATAAAACAGGCACCTTAGTAGATTTTTTTACATGTGTTGCCTTTAATCCTCACCAGATTacaaaatagagatttttttacATGTGTTGCCTTTAATCCTCACCAGATTACAAAGTAGAGTAGAGATACCaactttatataaaaagaaactgagactcggAAAGCTTAAGCAAATTAGGTCCGaaggtcaaaaaaataaaagtaaatccaGATTGAAAACCATTTTTCTATCCACTATACTAGTGGATagaaaaatggttttctttttctttttttttcttttcttggtgaaACTCACAGTAATAGCTATATTTTTTATgtaactaacacacacacacacacgttttatgaacaaatatttacCCTTAGTATATATAGTGCACTGGTAATTTATAGTCTattatttttgccttattttttaatgatgggcaccactcacatttattttatttatttatttatttatttatttatttatttagctgcattgggtcttcgttgctgcacgggctttctctagttatggcgagtgggggctactcttcgttgcgatgcgtgggcttctcattgtggtggcttctgttgttgcagcgcatggactctaggcacacgggcttcagtagttgtggcatgtgggctcagtagttgtggcttgaggacTCTAGAGAgcaagctcagtaattgtggtgcatgggcttagtttctccgcagcatgtgggatcttcctggaccagagcttgaacctgtgtcccctgcattggcaggcaggttcttaaccactgcgccaccagggaagccactttctttatttcaaatgtaTGAAAGTCCCAACTCccaatttgaaattttctgtactGTACTCCTATCTCTCCCTCAGCATAAGTCTAATTCTGGTTCCAATACCTCATAAATCTAAGACAGTGTTTTCCAAACATCAGTCCTGGACCATCAAACCAGGACAACTTGGAGAGCTGGTTAAAAATGCGTATTTCTGCCTTCCAGATGGTGCTTATGCAAACTAACAATTGAGATCCACACTCAAAGAAATGGACCTGTATCTTAATTTTGAATTCTCAATGCTTTTTATTATGTGAGAATGCTGTCAGAACTGAGAGGTCCCAGAGAACTGGTTCTTGCCTGAACTCTCTCCAAAACCAGCTGATTTCAAATTATTACTTCTTAGGAAGAACTTTTCACAGTAATTTTTTCccaggggaaaaacaacaacaacaagtgTAAGTAGCAACAACATTCATTACCAGTGGGCAAATCACTGACTGCccaaaagagagaagacccaCTGAGTAACCTCAAGGAATACACCAGTGGCTGAATTGCCAAAAGAAACGTTTCTGACTGAATATTCCAATGCCTTTGAAAAATACATCAAAAGAAACTTGAAGGGGTGAAAACCATGAGATAAGAATTGATTAATCTACTTGAACTAATTTTTCCATTAACTTTTAGTCTCTTAAATTACTCTAAAAAGAAATATGGGCAAAGGAGAGATGATGCTTTAGgtcaacaacagaaatgcagcCCCCTGTAATTGTATGGATTTTCTCCCTTAGTTCTACCTCAAATGATGAACAAATGATGCATTATTCCTCTTCCTGTGACTGatatgaacaaatgaacaaatgatgcATTATTCCTGATATGAACAAATGATGCATTATTCCTCTTCCTGTGACTGGCTTGATTCTGGCTTTCCCTTtctgaggaaaatgaagcacagCAAGGAATCCCAGTAATGAAAACAGCATCAGGCTTGgcttgggagagggagggatttCCTCTGAGGAACGCTCGATCTTTACTGTCTTTTCTGACTCTACCCTCTCCATCTGTAAATCCTACCAAAACTTGCTGCCCTCAAGGAAGAAAAAGCTGGTTGACCACCTTTTAACTGTGTTCCTTtgactttgttttctatttccttctctcaTTCCAGCCAGCGACCCCCCAAATCTTAACAGGATTTATCTTCCATCCCTTGTTTCCCGGAGCcatcctgcccacctgcccatcctgcccacctgcccacctgcccaccaGATGTCCAGAATGGAATCCTTCCTGCAGGACAAGCAGGAGCAAATCCTGCCATCCGGGGAAACTCAGAGGGCCCCTTCCCAACTACCAGTGGCACAGATGACGACTTTGCAGAGACCACCCCTGTAGGCATCCAAAGGGGCATACAGACCACTGAGGAAACCACCACAGGGTCACCAAAAGGTAAGTTCTCCAAGCCAGGAAAGTGCCCCAGGGCCGTGAAAGTCATCTGCAGAGTGAGAGAGGAGTTCTTTGTCTTGCCTTGACAAATACAGATCCCAGTAATATCAGGGAGCCCCCTTACTCACTCACATTTGATTACAGCAATGTGAGGGAGTATTTTTACTGGGCTACCAACCCTATTGGATCTATCCAGAAAGAAGACATTTAATTGCTGGCATAATTTACTTTCCATGTTAGGTCGGAGCTGGAAATATTTGGAAACAGACAGTGTTCTCCATTTCCCATCCCCCCCGCACCCTTCAAACACACACAGGACACAGTTAATCAATCAAGATACTCTTTTCCACTCACTAAGCATGGATGAGCCTCAGAACCTTCCTAACATAGGGAAGGTTCTGAGGCTTCAGAAGGTTGCAAGCTGCCACTAGCAATAGACTAGAATTAGTGCAATGCATGAACCCATGTGCCACTCCCCTCAGATGGGACTTAAGAAATGTTGCAAAAATCAGCTCTTCTAGTACCAACAGACAGAGATAATCATTTAACCTGTGAGGATGTCCAGACCCACATGTTCCAAATATCCAAATGGACAAAAGAATGATTTGCTATTGATACTCTTgctccaaaaaaagaaattttgatcTCAAGTAAAACATGTTTGAATTCAATATGCCTTTACCTACATTTAaaaagtgtctttttttcttccaggaatttAGTAAGCTGTCTCAAATTTTTTCAACTAAGCCACCTCAAATGTGGTGATCCATAAGAATCATTTTCATTGATCATATTATGGAATAGACTGAGACATACTGGAGTGTATCAGAAGAAATTAATTCTTAGTTTAcctaaaaattttttcttgaaatttcagAAGATATACACTCCTGGGGAATACTGACTACTGACAAAGAATACTAATTAAATggataaatttatctttaaaatataacattatgCCACCTTAGACCCAGAagatatgtatattaaaatgtattttgaaactgactctttttcttctttgcggGTGAAAGAAAGTTGGACAATTTCAGAAACTCCATTACTTCAGGATACTTAGATGGTACTCTTGGTCTAGACTTTCTTTGGAAGCAGACAATGCTGCAGTCATGGGAGTGGACATCCAGCTGTGTAAGAAGAGTTCTAATTTCCTCacaactaccttatgacccactCTATCCCATAAGAGccacaaatttaatttttaatattcaaattaaaagcaaattacATATGCATCTAAAATATGCAGTGGAAGTCAAGAATTATAATTCATATTGTCTGTCCTCAAGTTGCTTATACACAGAGCTAGTGATTATGGCATTTAATCGTTAATTTGGTATGCCTGagtaagaaatgaaattgataaaataCCTGCTAAAGAGCTCGAGGAAtcatgttccctgacttcagactatactacaaagctacagtaatcaaaacagcatggtactggcacaaaaacagacatacagatcaatggaacaggatagaaagcccagaaatcaacccatgaacctatggtcaattaatctatgacaaaagagacaagaatatacaatggagaaagacaagtccttcaataagtggtgctgggaaaactggacagctacatgtaaaagaatgaaattagaacattctctaacactatatacaaaaataaatacaaaatggatggattaaagacctaaatgtaagactggatactataaaactcttagaggaaaacatagtcagaacactctttgacatatattgcagcaatatctttttggatccacctcctagaataatgaaaataaaaacaaaaataaacaaatgagacctaattaaactttaaaacttttgtacaaaggaaaccataagcaaaacgaaaagaaaacccacagaataagagaaaatatttgcaaatgaagcaacccaCAAAgagttaatctccaaaatattcaaacagctcacacagctctatatcaaaaaaaacaaacaacccaatcaaaaaaatgggcaaaggatctaaatagacagttgtccaaagaagatatgcaggtggccaaaaagcacatgaaaagatgctcaacattgctaattattagagaaatgcaaatcaaaactataatgatgTGTCACCTctcacaggtcagaatggccatcagcaaaaagtctacaaacaataaacgctggacagggtgtgaagaaaagggagccctcctacactgttggtggaaggtgaattggtataaccactatagagaacagtatggagattccttaaaattctaaaaatagaactatcatatgatacagcaatcccactcctgggcatatatccagagaaaactataatctgaaaagatacatgtaccccaacattcattgcagcaatatttacaatagccaagacatggaaacaacccaaatgtacatcgacagatgaatggataaagaagatgtggtatatatatacaatggaatactactcagccataaaaaagaatgaaataatgctacttgcagcaacatggatggacttagagattatcatatgaagtgaagtaagtcagagaaagacaaatatcatatgatatcacctatatgtggaatcttaaaaaatgatacaaatgaacttatttacaaaacagaaatagactcacagacatagaatacaaacttatggttaacaaagggggTAATGGGGGGGTAGATAAATTAAGAGTGTggaattaatatatacacactactgtatataaaataaacaacaaggacctacaatatagcacagggaactatactcaatatcttgtaataacctataatggaaaagaatctgaaaaagaatgtatatatacacacaaatatatataactgaatcacttttatacacatgaaactaacacaacattgtaaattaattatacttcaatttaaaaaaataaataaaataaaaatttttaaagtatccaCTAAAGTTGAGACTCTTGCTCTGCACATCTAAAAGGTAGAATTTAATCTGATTTAAATTTATAACCCAGACCACTGCAGTTCATTCAGAGTGGGAGGGAGTTGGAGGGATTACTATAAACTACAGTAGAGGTCCCACATAGGAAAGATATGAATAGGTTTAATAACATTCCTCATTATATTTGAGTCAGCCCCATCAgtatggaaaaaacctaaatatatacCCACACAATATATTCCATGTTATGTTTTTCAGGTGGTTAAAATTTTACTAGTTGTTAAAGATTTATTAGCCACAGTGTTTCAAATTTGCAGAGCTGAATAACATATTATGAATTGTTAAGATTTTTATAGCCAAATAAGAGtaaattagaatttaattttcaaaaaatactttGCCATTAATGTCATGTGATACTAATTAAAAGTgctaatcagggcttccctggtggcgcagtggttgggagtccgcctgccgatgcaggggacacgggttcgtgccccggtccgggaggatcccacatgccgcggagcggctgggcccgtgagccatggccgctaggcctgtgcgtccggagcctgtgctccgcaacgggagaggccacaaaagtgagaggcccacgtaccgcaaaaaaaaaaaaaaaaaaaaagtgctaatcAAAAGATTTCCTAGGTAACCCTCTATCAAAAAacattctctctgagcctcattttccttatctgtaaaatgggggcaaaaACCTGTTATAGATACCCCACAAGTTTAACAAGATGATCAAAACAGGTAATACATGAAAGTGTTCTGTAAACTCCAAACCACTGTAGaaattc
This window contains:
- the AMTN gene encoding LOW QUALITY PROTEIN: amelotin (The sequence of the model RefSeq protein was modified relative to this genomic sequence to represent the inferred CDS: deleted 1 base in 1 codon) — encoded protein: MKATILLFCLLGSTLSLPMQLNPALVVPPTKLVPGQATLLNQQQPNQVFPSLSLIPLTQMLTLGSDLQLLNPAAGMAPGTQTLPLTLGGLKVQQQLQPQVLPVIVAHLGAQGAILSSEELPATPQILTGFIFHPLFPGAILPTCPSAHLPTCPPDVQNGILPAGQAGANPAIRGNSEGPFPTTSGTDDDFAETTPVGIQRGIQTTEETTTGSPKGI